Proteins from one Catenuloplanes atrovinosus genomic window:
- the chvE gene encoding multiple monosaccharide ABC transporter substrate-binding protein: MKLARLAAAAIGLSVVLTASACGSTEKASEGGDTGSAEGALVGVTMPTKVSERWVADGNNVKAALEKLGYKVDLQYAENDVPTQANQIDNQITQGAKLLIVASIDGKALTTQLENAKANNIPVISYDRLILGSPNVDYYTTFDNKKVGVQQATSLLVGLGIKKADGTDGTAKGPFNIELFAGSPDDNNATFFFNGAMETLQPYIDNGTLVVKSGQKDFNTVSTLRWDPATAQQRMENIITTTYTGNNKVDGVLSPYDGISIGIISALKSNGYGTGGQDWPIVTGQDAEVASVKSIIANEQYATIYKDTRQLADVTVKMADAVLKGQQPEVNNTTDYNNGTKVVPSYLLEPVIVYKDNYKQTLIDTGYYTEDALK; encoded by the coding sequence ATGAAACTCGCGAGGCTCGCCGCCGCGGCCATAGGTCTGAGCGTCGTCCTTACCGCCTCCGCCTGCGGTTCGACCGAGAAGGCGTCCGAGGGCGGCGACACTGGTTCGGCCGAGGGCGCGCTGGTCGGCGTGACCATGCCGACCAAGGTCTCCGAGCGCTGGGTCGCGGATGGCAACAACGTCAAGGCCGCGCTGGAGAAGCTGGGCTACAAGGTCGACCTGCAGTACGCGGAGAACGACGTCCCGACCCAGGCGAACCAGATCGACAACCAGATCACCCAGGGCGCGAAGCTCCTGATCGTGGCGTCGATCGACGGCAAGGCGCTCACCACGCAGCTGGAGAACGCCAAGGCGAACAACATCCCGGTCATCTCGTACGACCGGCTCATCCTCGGCTCGCCGAACGTGGACTACTACACCACCTTCGACAACAAGAAGGTCGGCGTCCAGCAGGCCACCTCGCTGCTGGTCGGCCTCGGCATCAAGAAGGCGGACGGCACGGACGGCACCGCGAAGGGCCCGTTCAACATCGAGCTGTTCGCCGGCTCGCCGGACGACAACAACGCGACGTTCTTCTTCAACGGCGCGATGGAGACCCTCCAGCCGTACATCGACAACGGCACGCTGGTCGTCAAGAGCGGTCAGAAGGACTTCAACACCGTCTCCACGCTGCGCTGGGACCCGGCCACGGCCCAGCAGCGCATGGAGAACATCATCACCACCACCTACACCGGTAACAACAAGGTCGACGGCGTGCTCTCGCCGTACGACGGCATCTCGATCGGCATCATCTCCGCGCTGAAGAGCAACGGCTACGGCACCGGCGGCCAGGACTGGCCGATCGTCACCGGCCAGGACGCCGAGGTCGCGTCGGTCAAGTCGATCATCGCGAACGAGCAGTACGCCACGATCTACAAGGACACCCGGCAGCTCGCCGACGTGACCGTGAAGATGGCGGACGCGGTGCTCAAGGGCCAGCAGCCCGAGGTCAACAACACCACGGACTACAACAACGGCACCAAGGTCGTCCCGTCGTACCTGCTGGAGCCGGTCATCGTCTACAAGGACAACTACAAGCAGACGCTGATCGACACCGGTTACTACACCGAGGACGCCCTCAAGTAA
- a CDS encoding DUF6401 family natural product biosynthesis protein, whose amino-acid sequence MTLGSPGSADQHTATQRARTALAGLMSSVGSLGLAAAATAPALLAAIDQHAAAVRDSLQADLRPLSAIALAGYVEGIRDAAREHGWRMPEGHIDFAAGDWVLTRLLAVCSLAQGLPTRA is encoded by the coding sequence ATGACTCTCGGGTCCCCGGGCTCCGCCGATCAGCACACCGCCACGCAGCGTGCACGCACCGCGCTCGCCGGGCTGATGTCCTCGGTCGGCTCCCTCGGTCTCGCCGCGGCCGCGACCGCTCCAGCCCTGCTCGCCGCGATCGACCAGCACGCCGCCGCCGTCCGCGACAGCCTCCAGGCCGACCTGCGGCCACTCTCCGCGATCGCGCTGGCCGGATACGTGGAGGGCATCCGCGACGCGGCCCGCGAACACGGCTGGCGCATGCCGGAGGGCCACATCGACTTCGCCGCCGGCGACTGGGTCCTGACCCGCCTGCTCGCGGTCTGCTCCCTGGCCCAGGGCCTCCCCACCCGCGCGTGA
- a CDS encoding MFS transporter, whose amino-acid sequence MPLLALAYFGFISLGLPDGLLGVAWPSMAADFGVPLDALGFLTVAGMIGYFTSSVAAGFALGRLGVGWLLAISTGLASLALTGYLSTPVMVLAVLCALVLSLGSGAIDSGLNAYAATAFGPRHMNWLHAFFGLGVAIGPLIMTTVLESGLSWRWGYGIVAIFQAGLAVAFALTVRLWVRPVAADAPAEVPKAGHTLRIPAVWLGLGAFVCYVAIEAAAGLWAYTVLTQGRDMSPRAAGLIVSAYWGALFVGRVVFGWVSERISSHRVLVGALVGMAAGAALIALPASGWVAAAGLVVLGFAAAPVFPLLTLTTADRVGAAHADRAIGLQVGASGAGGALVPALIGVLLNRAGFGWLGPALLALSVLLVGLYLLASRGRRPVAV is encoded by the coding sequence GTGCCTCTTCTCGCGCTCGCCTACTTCGGTTTCATCAGCCTCGGACTGCCCGACGGGTTGCTCGGCGTGGCGTGGCCGTCGATGGCCGCGGACTTCGGCGTGCCGCTGGACGCGCTCGGCTTCCTGACCGTGGCCGGCATGATCGGCTACTTCACGTCCAGCGTGGCGGCCGGTTTCGCGCTCGGCCGGCTGGGCGTGGGCTGGCTGCTCGCGATCAGCACGGGGCTGGCGTCGCTGGCGCTGACCGGGTACCTGAGCACCCCGGTCATGGTGCTCGCGGTGCTGTGCGCGCTGGTGCTGTCGCTCGGTTCCGGCGCGATCGACTCGGGGCTGAACGCGTACGCCGCGACCGCGTTCGGCCCGCGCCACATGAACTGGCTGCACGCGTTCTTCGGGCTCGGCGTGGCGATCGGCCCGCTGATCATGACGACCGTGCTGGAGTCGGGCCTGTCCTGGCGGTGGGGTTACGGGATCGTGGCGATCTTCCAGGCCGGTCTGGCGGTCGCGTTCGCGCTGACCGTGCGATTGTGGGTGCGCCCGGTGGCGGCCGACGCGCCGGCAGAGGTGCCGAAGGCCGGGCACACGCTGCGCATCCCGGCGGTCTGGCTCGGCCTCGGCGCGTTCGTCTGCTATGTGGCGATCGAGGCGGCGGCCGGGTTGTGGGCGTACACGGTGCTCACCCAGGGGCGCGACATGTCGCCGCGGGCGGCCGGGCTGATCGTCTCCGCGTACTGGGGCGCGCTCTTCGTCGGCCGGGTCGTCTTCGGCTGGGTGTCCGAGCGGATCAGCAGCCACCGGGTGCTGGTCGGCGCGCTGGTCGGCATGGCCGCGGGCGCCGCGCTGATCGCGCTGCCCGCGTCCGGCTGGGTCGCGGCGGCCGGCCTGGTCGTGCTCGGCTTCGCCGCCGCCCCGGTGTTCCCGCTGCTCACCCTCACCACGGCGGATCGGGTGGGCGCCGCGCACGCGGACCGGGCGATCGGCCTGCAGGTGGGCGCGTCCGGCGCGGGCGGCGCGCTGGTCCCGGCGCTGATCGGAGTGCTGCTCAACCGCGCCGGGTTCGGCTGGCTCGGCCCGGCGCTGCTGGCGCTGTCCGTGCTGCTCGTCGGCCTGTACCTGCTGGCCTCGCGCGGTCGCCGGCCGGTCGCGGTCTAG
- a CDS encoding phytoene desaturase family protein, translating into MDTADAIVVGAGHNGLVAANLLADAGWDVLVLEATPHAGGAVRSGRITASGYLSDLFSAFYPLGYASPVINRLGLGEHGLSWRHAPDVLCHLLPDGRAVRINRDPALTAESVEEFAAGDGERWMNAYDDWRAVSDPMLDAITSPFPPVKAGLGLANRLRVSGGLRLGRRLLLSARELGSELFRGEGAKLLLAGNALHTDLSPEEAGGAVYGWLLAMLGQQIGWPVPVGGAQRIADALVSRLVSRGGRIVYGVRAERVLIARGRAMGVRSAGGTDWRARRAVLADVPAPSLYLDLVGARHLPPRLVEDLAHFRWDGSTIKIDWALSGPVPWKNPMVARAGTVHLGADLNGLTRYAAELACGGLPEEPFLLAGQMTTADPSRSPAGTESLWAYSHLPFRTEWDGESVARQAARMEEVLERAAPGFGRLVVARHVAGPGDLEREDPSLVGGTVGGGSSAAYQQLFFRPIPGLGRADTPVDRLFLAGSSAHPGGGVHGAPGANAARAAMARDRAVGGGLYAAAIRAAHRAVYADR; encoded by the coding sequence ATGGACACCGCGGACGCGATCGTCGTCGGGGCCGGGCACAACGGACTGGTGGCGGCGAATCTCCTGGCCGACGCCGGGTGGGACGTGCTGGTGCTGGAGGCGACGCCGCACGCGGGCGGCGCGGTGCGGTCCGGCCGGATCACCGCCTCCGGATACCTGTCCGACCTGTTCAGCGCGTTCTATCCGCTCGGGTACGCCTCCCCGGTGATCAACCGGCTGGGCCTCGGCGAGCACGGCCTCAGCTGGCGGCACGCGCCGGACGTGCTGTGCCACCTGCTGCCGGACGGCCGCGCCGTGCGGATCAACCGGGACCCGGCGCTGACCGCGGAGTCGGTGGAGGAGTTCGCGGCCGGCGACGGCGAGCGCTGGATGAACGCCTACGACGACTGGCGCGCGGTCTCCGACCCGATGCTGGACGCGATCACGTCGCCGTTCCCGCCGGTCAAGGCCGGGCTCGGCCTCGCCAACCGGCTGCGCGTCTCCGGTGGCCTGCGCCTCGGCCGCCGCCTGCTGCTCTCCGCGCGCGAGCTCGGCTCCGAGCTGTTCCGCGGCGAGGGCGCGAAGCTGCTGCTGGCCGGGAACGCGCTGCACACCGATCTGTCCCCGGAGGAGGCCGGCGGGGCGGTCTACGGCTGGCTGCTCGCCATGCTGGGCCAGCAGATCGGCTGGCCGGTCCCGGTCGGCGGCGCGCAGCGCATCGCGGACGCGCTGGTCTCCCGGCTGGTCTCGCGCGGCGGCCGGATCGTCTACGGCGTGCGCGCGGAACGCGTGCTGATCGCGCGCGGCCGGGCCATGGGCGTGCGCTCGGCCGGCGGCACCGACTGGCGCGCCCGGCGCGCGGTGCTGGCCGACGTGCCCGCGCCCTCGCTCTACCTGGACCTGGTCGGCGCGCGGCACCTGCCGCCGCGGCTGGTCGAGGACCTCGCGCACTTCCGCTGGGACGGCTCCACCATCAAGATCGACTGGGCGCTGTCCGGGCCGGTGCCGTGGAAGAACCCGATGGTCGCCCGCGCCGGCACCGTCCACCTCGGAGCGGACCTCAACGGCCTCACCCGGTACGCCGCGGAGCTGGCCTGCGGCGGCCTGCCCGAGGAGCCGTTCCTGCTGGCCGGCCAGATGACCACGGCGGACCCGTCGCGCTCGCCGGCCGGCACCGAGTCGCTCTGGGCCTACTCGCACCTGCCGTTCCGCACCGAGTGGGACGGCGAGTCGGTGGCCCGCCAGGCCGCCCGCATGGAGGAGGTGCTGGAGCGCGCCGCGCCCGGCTTCGGCCGGCTGGTGGTGGCGCGGCACGTGGCCGGCCCCGGCGACCTGGAGCGGGAGGACCCGAGCCTGGTCGGCGGTACGGTCGGCGGCGGCTCCTCGGCCGCGTACCAGCAGCTGTTCTTCCGCCCGATCCCCGGGCTGGGCCGGGCGGACACGCCGGTGGACCGGCTGTTCCTGGCCGGCTCGTCGGCGCACCCGGGCGGCGGCGTGCACGGCGCGCCGGGGGCGAACGCGGCGCGCGCCGCGATGGCCCGGGACCGCGCGGTCGGCGGCGGTCTCTACGCGGCCGCGATCCGGGCCGCGCACCGGGCGGTCTACGCGGACCGGTGA
- a CDS encoding YihY/virulence factor BrkB family protein — protein MAASTTVPDDRSDSLRLPERLRQLRWRTWRGILWRAGKGFMDDNCSDWAASLTYYSVLSLFPSAIVIVAMVGLVSEGEGEAAVNTILDILYDLGARSLLDNASFETFIRDTVLGQTSAGALLSFGVIGALWSASGYVGGFTRASNAIYGVEEGRPFWKLRPLQILLTAVALVLLAVGAFGLAVSGPVADAVGDALHLGDTPRMIWGIAKWPVLVLVGMMLLALLFWIAPNVQQPRFRWLTVGGFVTLLASALVSFGFGLYVTNFGNYDRTYGSLGAVIAFLVWLYLINSAVMLGVEINAQVARGRAMQGGVEDPDPPLPPKDEP, from the coding sequence ATGGCGGCGTCGACCACCGTTCCCGATGACCGGTCCGACTCGCTCCGCCTGCCCGAGCGGCTCCGGCAGCTGCGCTGGCGCACCTGGCGCGGCATCCTCTGGCGCGCCGGCAAGGGATTCATGGACGACAACTGCTCCGACTGGGCCGCGAGCCTGACGTACTACTCCGTGCTCTCGCTCTTCCCGTCCGCCATCGTGATCGTGGCGATGGTCGGACTGGTCTCCGAGGGCGAGGGCGAGGCCGCGGTCAACACGATCCTGGACATCCTCTACGACCTGGGCGCGCGGTCGCTGCTGGACAACGCGTCGTTCGAGACGTTCATCCGGGACACCGTGCTGGGCCAGACCTCGGCCGGCGCGCTGCTCAGCTTCGGCGTGATCGGCGCGCTGTGGTCCGCGTCCGGCTACGTGGGCGGCTTCACCCGCGCCTCCAACGCCATCTACGGCGTCGAGGAGGGCCGCCCGTTCTGGAAGCTGCGGCCGCTGCAGATCCTGCTCACCGCGGTGGCGCTGGTGCTGCTCGCGGTCGGCGCGTTCGGGCTGGCGGTGAGCGGGCCGGTCGCGGACGCGGTCGGCGACGCGCTGCACCTGGGCGACACGCCGCGGATGATCTGGGGCATCGCGAAGTGGCCGGTGCTGGTGCTGGTCGGGATGATGCTGCTGGCGCTGCTGTTCTGGATCGCGCCGAACGTGCAGCAGCCGCGGTTCCGCTGGCTGACCGTGGGCGGCTTCGTGACGCTGCTCGCCTCCGCGCTGGTCAGCTTCGGGTTCGGCCTGTACGTGACGAACTTCGGCAACTACGACCGCACGTACGGCAGCCTCGGCGCGGTCATCGCGTTCCTGGTCTGGCTCTACCTGATCAACTCGGCCGTGATGCTGGGCGTGGAGATCAACGCTCAGGTGGCGCGCGGACGCGCGATGCAGGGCGGCGTCGAGGACCCGGACCCGCCGCTGCCGCCCAAGGACGAGCCCTAG
- a CDS encoding SRPBCC family protein: MGTVTEHVDVAVPIRTAYNQWTQFEEFPRFMEGVTEIRQISDTDTHWKTEIAGVKREFDAKITEQLPDERVAWTSTGGTKQSGVITFHRLDENHTRVTAQMEFEPEGIAEQAGDKLGIIDRRIKGDMKRFKEFIESDRSGIETGAWRGEVDRPQP, encoded by the coding sequence ATGGGTACCGTGACCGAACACGTCGACGTGGCCGTGCCGATCCGCACCGCCTACAACCAGTGGACCCAGTTCGAGGAGTTCCCCCGATTCATGGAGGGGGTCACCGAGATCCGCCAGATCTCGGACACCGACACCCACTGGAAGACGGAGATCGCCGGCGTCAAGCGCGAGTTCGACGCGAAGATCACGGAGCAGCTGCCGGACGAGCGCGTCGCGTGGACGTCCACCGGCGGCACCAAGCAGTCCGGCGTGATCACCTTCCACCGCCTGGACGAGAACCACACGCGCGTCACCGCGCAGATGGAGTTCGAGCCGGAGGGCATCGCGGAGCAGGCCGGCGACAAGCTGGGCATCATCGACCGCCGGATCAAGGGCGACATGAAGCGCTTCAAGGAGTTCATCGAGTCCGACCGTTCCGGCATCGAGACCGGCGCGTGGCGCGGCGAGGTGGACCGTCCGCAGCCCTGA
- a CDS encoding cellulose binding domain-containing protein, with protein MTDIEPPGARASRRPSGVLEYVAALQQLDESVIGDAVFLVSDRNATLSPSDPPAVAIPESDPVGESPLMPTSSGVGYAAGDPLLAVVGREVGDSHAVESTGGRQSWSADAASAVTRGADPETLRIPPANGDEPTAVPPLPHETPAPADGSPTAVVQQSGGGGSAASVPAPVDGEPTAVVRQSGDGGALAPASVLRVPSTAAEPSPAADARIPAFRAAGSVPPGAGDDRAGRATGRDRRSVEEPTARIGAPGGSGRAREGTTPGAAREAPAGGDEPGDLPDGPSAEPADGDETAVAGAAVARPAADTAVGTAPGTGGGHGATFAEGGAEMLTNNDDTNPTRGTTASETGTMPGRPQQQADEPPVEATAAGDSAGGEGAGGEGAGGEGAGGEGVGGEGAADVVADAGIAAPTDIVGHPDTAGETDAAAGVLNSSGVAAVPGTTADIGGADTNGAVDVAESARLADAADVVGEPDASSGPDGAAAADVVGEPGASCGPDGAAAADVVGEPDASCGPDGAAAADVVGEPNASCGPGDAAAADVVGEARAAGDPEDAGEADVVGEADAAGGPDDVVEADTDHEVGVVGDADIAAAGRADVDAVDSAVSGGRAADEATSAAGPEAIAGPADDVETALTAGIGAGQRIAWDMPGEDESERTGEIVLLLPADEDESERTGEIVLRAPSAAEVDASPLPDGARTEPPAPEPQVESANGPDPAEDAEPEPRDAGRVEAEPESRDAGSRTSAEVTDADVGDPRAAVTRVTGSYPVVRRRPVIDTPSGGYSVINSSLPAGSGAYLSLNGNSAAYAALNGASGAYPIVAAEEDGRAVGAARVVGPPRRFVGSAPAEISAGQAPSRRADVWIATLVVAVAAVVILGVAYGIAVMSRPPAGQQVMLPPITIESAGATSTPSGPAPASTVRPSSGDTTPSTPPGGTAAGGATAGLTAAYSRVANTGFLGLTGYRGQVTITNDGTSPAAGWELTLSLLDGQTVSAVSGADHEQWGTMVRFTPAAGRTVPPGGSVTFTFDVPGWIQGEPTGCQLNGAACR; from the coding sequence TGACCGACATCGAGCCGCCTGGCGCCCGCGCATCCCGCAGGCCCTCCGGCGTCCTCGAATACGTGGCCGCGCTGCAACAGCTGGACGAGTCGGTCATCGGCGACGCCGTTTTCCTCGTCTCCGATCGCAATGCGACACTGTCCCCTTCGGACCCGCCCGCCGTCGCGATTCCGGAATCGGATCCGGTGGGCGAATCGCCATTGATGCCCACATCTTCCGGTGTCGGATATGCGGCAGGCGACCCATTACTCGCGGTAGTCGGCCGCGAGGTAGGGGATTCCCATGCTGTGGAATCGACGGGTGGGCGGCAAAGCTGGTCGGCGGACGCCGCCTCGGCCGTAACCCGCGGTGCGGACCCGGAGACGCTGCGAATACCACCGGCGAACGGCGACGAGCCGACCGCCGTGCCTCCACTGCCCCACGAAACTCCCGCTCCGGCCGACGGCTCGCCGACCGCTGTTGTGCAGCAGTCCGGCGGTGGTGGGTCCGCCGCGTCGGTGCCGGCGCCGGTCGATGGTGAGCCGACTGCGGTCGTGCGGCAGTCTGGCGATGGTGGAGCTCTAGCGCCGGCCTCGGTTCTGCGCGTGCCGTCGACGGCTGCCGAGCCGTCACCCGCCGCGGATGCGCGGATACCCGCGTTTCGTGCGGCCGGGTCCGTGCCGCCGGGGGCGGGAGACGACCGGGCGGGGCGGGCCACCGGCCGGGACCGGCGGAGCGTCGAGGAACCCACGGCGCGGATCGGGGCTCCCGGTGGTAGCGGACGCGCACGGGAGGGCACCACCCCCGGTGCGGCACGGGAGGCTCCCGCCGGAGGCGATGAACCCGGCGATTTACCTGACGGACCGTCGGCGGAGCCGGCGGATGGTGACGAGACAGCGGTCGCGGGAGCGGCCGTGGCACGACCGGCCGCGGACACGGCCGTAGGCACGGCGCCGGGGACCGGCGGCGGACATGGCGCAACGTTCGCCGAAGGGGGCGCAGAGATGCTGACGAACAACGACGATACGAACCCCACGAGGGGCACTACGGCGTCCGAGACCGGGACGATGCCGGGCCGGCCGCAGCAACAGGCGGACGAGCCGCCGGTCGAGGCGACCGCCGCCGGTGACAGTGCCGGCGGTGAGGGTGCCGGCGGTGAGGGTGCCGGCGGTGAGGGTGCCGGCGGTGAGGGTGTCGGCGGTGAGGGTGCCGCCGATGTGGTTGCCGACGCGGGCATCGCCGCACCGACGGATATCGTCGGCCACCCGGACACCGCCGGCGAAACCGATGCCGCCGCCGGGGTGCTGAATTCCTCCGGCGTTGCGGCAGTTCCGGGCACCACCGCCGACATCGGTGGGGCCGACACCAATGGCGCCGTGGACGTCGCGGAGTCGGCCCGTCTGGCGGACGCGGCGGATGTCGTCGGTGAGCCCGACGCCTCTTCTGGTCCGGATGGTGCCGCCGCGGCGGATGTCGTTGGTGAGCCCGGCGCCTCTTGTGGTCCGGATGGTGCCGCTGCGGCGGATGTCGTCGGTGAGCCCGACGCCTCTTGTGGTCCGGATGGTGCCGCTGCGGCGGATGTCGTCGGCGAGCCCAACGCCTCTTGCGGTCCGGGTGATGCCGCCGCGGCGGATGTCGTCGGCGAGGCCCGTGCCGCTGGCGATCCGGAGGACGCGGGGGAGGCGGATGTCGTCGGCGAGGCCGACGCCGCTGGCGGGCCGGACGACGTGGTGGAGGCCGATACAGATCATGAGGTCGGCGTTGTCGGTGATGCGGATATCGCCGCCGCCGGGCGGGCGGACGTGGATGCCGTCGATTCGGCGGTGAGTGGCGGCCGGGCGGCGGACGAGGCGACCTCGGCGGCCGGGCCGGAGGCGATCGCCGGGCCGGCCGATGACGTGGAGACGGCGCTGACCGCCGGGATCGGCGCGGGGCAGCGGATCGCGTGGGACATGCCGGGGGAGGACGAGTCGGAACGGACCGGCGAGATCGTCCTGCTGCTGCCGGCGGACGAGGACGAGTCGGAGCGTACCGGCGAGATCGTGCTCCGTGCCCCTTCGGCCGCGGAGGTGGACGCCTCCCCGCTGCCCGACGGAGCGCGGACCGAACCCCCGGCACCCGAGCCGCAGGTGGAATCAGCGAACGGCCCGGACCCGGCCGAAGACGCGGAGCCCGAGCCGCGGGACGCCGGGCGGGTGGAGGCGGAACCCGAGTCGCGGGACGCCGGTTCCCGGACCAGCGCCGAGGTCACCGACGCCGACGTCGGAGATCCGCGGGCGGCGGTGACCAGGGTGACCGGGTCGTATCCGGTGGTGCGGCGTCGGCCGGTGATCGACACGCCGTCCGGTGGATATTCGGTGATCAACTCCAGTCTCCCGGCCGGGTCCGGGGCCTACCTGTCGCTCAACGGGAACTCGGCGGCGTACGCGGCGCTCAACGGAGCTTCCGGGGCCTACCCGATCGTGGCGGCGGAGGAGGACGGCCGGGCCGTGGGTGCGGCGCGGGTCGTGGGGCCGCCGCGGAGGTTCGTGGGGTCGGCGCCGGCGGAGATCTCCGCGGGCCAGGCGCCGAGCCGGCGTGCTGACGTCTGGATCGCGACGCTGGTCGTGGCCGTGGCGGCGGTGGTGATCCTGGGCGTGGCGTACGGGATCGCGGTCATGAGCCGCCCGCCCGCGGGACAGCAGGTGATGCTGCCGCCGATCACGATCGAGTCGGCCGGCGCGACGTCCACGCCGTCCGGGCCGGCCCCGGCATCCACCGTCCGGCCGTCGTCGGGCGACACCACTCCGTCAACCCCACCCGGCGGTACGGCGGCGGGCGGCGCGACGGCCGGGCTGACCGCCGCCTACAGCCGGGTCGCGAACACCGGCTTCCTCGGGCTCACCGGATACCGGGGACAGGTGACGATCACCAATGACGGTACGTCGCCCGCCGCCGGCTGGGAGCTGACACTCAGCCTGCTCGACGGCCAGACGGTATCGGCGGTGAGCGGCGCCGACCACGAGCAGTGGGGCACGATGGTGCGATTCACGCCGGCCGCGGGCCGGACGGTGCCGCCGGGCGGCTCGGTCACGTTCACGTTCGACGTGCCGGGATGGATTCAGGGCGAGCCGACCGGCTGCCAGCTGAACGGCGCCGCCTGCCGGTGA
- the mmsA gene encoding multiple monosaccharide ABC transporter ATP-binding protein, protein MRGITKTFPGVKALSDVNLTVKRGEIHAICGENGAGKSTLMKVLSGVYPHGTYTGEIIFDGEECHFSDIRDSEKRGIVIIHQELALSPYLSIAENIFLGNEVVHRGLIDWNKTNAEAAKLMQRVGLHENPTTPAMDIGVGKQQLVEIAKALSKKVRLLILDEPTAALNDEDSAKLLNLLRGLREQGITCVIISHKLNEIEAIADSLTIIRDGRTIETLDMKADNVTEDRIISGMVGRDLEHRYPPHEPTIGPEVLRIENWTVFSPTQHGRKIIDNANLTLRRGEIVGLAGLMGAGRTELAMSVFGRAYGVDISGKVYKDGKEVHLRNVGDAIKHGLAYATEDRKRYGLNLIEDIQRNVSGASLEKLASGGWVNENEEFKVADQYRRDLNVKAPSVAAITGTLSGGNQQKVVLAKWIHTDPDVLILDEPTRGIDVGAKYEIYTIINALADQGKAILVISSELPELLGICDRIYALSAGRVTGELPRAEATPERLMQYMTKVKE, encoded by the coding sequence ATGCGGGGAATCACCAAGACCTTCCCCGGCGTCAAGGCGCTCTCCGACGTGAACCTCACCGTCAAACGCGGCGAGATCCACGCCATCTGCGGGGAGAACGGGGCCGGCAAGTCGACCCTGATGAAGGTGCTCTCCGGTGTGTACCCGCACGGGACGTACACCGGTGAGATCATTTTTGATGGCGAAGAGTGCCACTTCTCCGACATCCGGGACAGCGAGAAGCGTGGCATCGTCATCATCCACCAGGAGCTGGCGCTCAGCCCGTACCTGTCGATCGCGGAGAACATCTTCCTCGGCAACGAGGTGGTGCACCGCGGACTGATCGACTGGAACAAGACCAACGCGGAAGCGGCGAAGCTGATGCAGCGGGTCGGGCTGCACGAGAACCCGACCACTCCGGCCATGGACATCGGTGTCGGCAAGCAGCAGCTCGTGGAGATCGCCAAGGCGCTCTCCAAGAAGGTGCGCCTGCTGATCCTGGACGAGCCGACCGCGGCGCTGAACGACGAGGACTCCGCCAAGCTGCTGAACCTGCTGCGCGGTCTGCGCGAGCAGGGCATCACCTGCGTGATCATCTCGCACAAGCTGAACGAGATCGAGGCGATCGCCGACTCGCTGACCATCATCCGGGACGGCCGCACGATCGAGACGCTCGACATGAAGGCGGACAACGTCACCGAGGACCGGATCATCTCCGGCATGGTCGGCCGCGACCTCGAGCACCGTTACCCGCCGCACGAGCCGACGATCGGCCCCGAGGTGCTGCGGATCGAGAACTGGACCGTGTTCAGCCCCACCCAGCACGGTCGGAAGATCATCGACAACGCCAACCTCACGCTGCGCCGCGGCGAGATCGTCGGGCTGGCGGGCCTGATGGGCGCCGGCCGCACCGAGCTGGCGATGAGCGTGTTCGGGCGCGCGTACGGCGTGGACATCTCCGGCAAGGTCTACAAGGACGGCAAGGAAGTCCACCTCAGGAACGTCGGCGACGCGATCAAGCACGGGCTGGCGTACGCGACCGAGGACCGCAAGCGCTACGGCCTGAACCTCATCGAGGACATCCAGCGCAACGTCTCCGGCGCGAGCCTGGAGAAGCTGGCCAGCGGCGGCTGGGTGAACGAGAACGAGGAGTTCAAGGTCGCCGACCAGTACCGCCGGGACCTGAACGTGAAGGCCCCGAGCGTTGCGGCGATCACCGGCACGCTCTCCGGCGGCAATCAGCAGAAGGTCGTGCTGGCCAAGTGGATCCACACCGACCCGGACGTGCTCATCCTGGACGAGCCGACCCGGGGCATCGACGTGGGTGCCAAGTACGAGATCTACACCATCATCAACGCCCTCGCGGACCAGGGTAAGGCGATCCTCGTGATCTCCTCCGAGCTGCCCGAGCTGCTCGGCATCTGCGACCGGATCTACGCGCTCTCCGCCGGACGGGTCACCGGCGAGCTACCACGCGCGGAAGCAACCCCGGAGCGACTCATGCAGTACATGACCAAGGTTAAGGAGTAA